GGGCCCTTGACGGTGATCTCCTCGCTCTGCACGAGCGTGCCGTCCGCCGCGACGCGGTGATACGTGAGATAGGGTGGAAGCGCGCCGTACCCGAAGAAGAGCAGCTCACCCGTGACTGGGCAGAGGCGCGGATGAGCGGTCATCGCGGTGCGCAGCTTCCCGCCGAAGTCGTGCGGTCCGACGGTGTCGAGCTCGGGAGACACGATCCACGGCAGATGCCCCTCTTCGAGCGCGAGAATCTTCCCGGCGTGCGCGACGACGTGGGTGTTCGCGAGCGACGCCGTCAGGTCGGTCGATCCGTCTGGATTGATCGCGGCCGCATTCGCGTCGTTGAACAGCGTCGTGCGCACGTAGCGGTTGCGATACCAGACCGCGCGGCCGTTCACGAGCCGCACGCCGTGGAGCATGCCGTTCCCGAGGAACCAGTGCGGCGACGTTCCGGATTGCGGATTCGCGCCGTTGCGGAAGAAGCGGCCGTTCAGCTGCTTCGGCAGCGCGCCCGTCACGGGCAGGTCGGTCAGCGTGATCTCGTCGAAGACCGGCGCGAAGTTGCCCTGCAAGTGAAAGGGCGTGGCGAACATCGAGGGGTCGGCGCTCATCGAATTCCTCTCCCTTGTAGCGAGCCCTGTTATCCTACCACGAGTAGGAAAAGCCAATGCAAAAGCGAGGACGCGCCCGCAAGCGCCGCCGCGGAGCGCTGCCAGCTGACCCGGTCTCGGGCGCGCGCCGCGGACGGCCGCCGCTGGTCGATCGCGAACGGCTGCTGGACGCGGCGGAACGCGCGATCCGCCGCCAAGGTCCCACGGTCTCGCTCGAGCAGATCGCAGCGAGAGCCGGAGTGACCAAGCCCGCCTTGTTCGCGCACGTCGGCGACCGGCGCGCCCTCGTGCATGCGCTCAGCGAGCGCCTGCTGACGCGCATCGAGTCCGAGATCCGGGCTGCGCTCGCCAGCGCGGTCGGAGGGCGCGACTCACTCGAACGGATGATCCGGGCGGAGCTCGAGACCATCGCCGCCGACCGTCATGTCTACGCCTTCGTGAACGGCGCGGGCGCGGGAGATACGACGCTCGCAAGCACGCTCGCCTTCGCGCGCCGGGCCGCGGAGCCGCTGATCGCGGGCATCGCGCTGGATCGCCAGAGCCGTGGTCTCGATCCGGCGCCGGCCGAGGCGTGGGGCCACGCGATCATCGGGATGCTGCACATGGCGGGCCTGTGGTGGATCCAGAAGCCCGCCGCCGAGCGCGATGCGCGGCGACTCGCGGCCCAGCTCACGGAGCTGCTTTGGGAAGGGCTCGCGCCCCGGCCGTGACTCGCGCCTCGGGAGCTGCGCTACGCGCCGCGCGCGTCGAGCTCGAGCCGGAGCTCGCCGAGCCCGCGCAAAAGGACGCTCGGCTTGTGGCGCGGCTCGGGGGCGCCCGGCACGAGCCGGAACGCCGCGAAGCGCTCGAACAGCGCGCGGAAGGCGACCGTGAGCTCGCGCCGCGCGAGCACCGCGCCCAGGCAGAAGTGGATGCCGTGACCGAACGCGAGGTGCTCGCCGGCGTTGGCGCGCGCCAGGTCGAAGCGGTCGGGCTCCGGGAAGCGTGACTCGTCGCGGTTCGCCGAGGCGAAGCGCAGCAGCACCATCGCGCCTTCCGGGATCGCCACGCCTCCGAGCTCGGTCGCGCGCTTCGTGCGCCGCCACATGGCGGCGGTCGGGGTCGAGAGCCGCAGCACCTCCTCCACGAGATTCGGCACGAGCGCGGGCTCGGCCTGCGCGCGCGCGAGCTGCTCGGGATGGCGCGCCAGCAGGAGCAGGCCCTCGGCCAGCGCCGAGGCCGTGGTCTCGTTTCCCGCCACGAGCAGCTGCTGCAGGATCGAGAGCATCTCGGGCACGTCGAGTGACCGCTCGCCCTCGAGCCGCGCGCGCACCAGGTCGGAGAGGATGTCCTCGCGCGGGGCGCGGCGCGCGTCCTCGATGCGCGCGGCGAAATACTGCTGGAACTCCACGATGCGGCGCACGGCGTCGCGCGCGTCCTCGCCTGCGGCCAGACCGGAGAGCTGCGCGGTGAAGCCGTCGGTCCAGCGCTTGAGCCGCGACAGGTCGGCGCGCGGCACGCCGAGCTGGTCGGCGATCACCGTGAGCGGCAGCGGCACCGCGAGCTGCGACAGCACCTCGCAGCGGCCCTCGCCCGCGAAGCCGTCGATCAGTGCCTGCGCCAGCTTCTCGATCTCGGGCTCGAGTGAGTCGACCCGGCGCGGCGCGAACGCCTTGTTCACCAGGCCCCGGAAGCGGCGCTGCTCGGGCGGGTCGGCGGTGAGCATGGTGTCGATCGGCGGGTAGGACTTCGCGGCCAGCTCCGCGAGCTCGGGGTCGCCCGACAGCGCGCCCGCCCCGGCGCCCATGGCGGGCGCGAAGCGGTTCGAGAAGGTCTCGAAGTCTCGGAGCGCCGCGAGCACGAGCTCGTAGCTGGCCACGTGGAAGATGCCGGTGAACGGGTCG
The sequence above is drawn from the Myxococcota bacterium genome and encodes:
- a CDS encoding TetR/AcrR family transcriptional regulator, giving the protein MQKRGRARKRRRGALPADPVSGARRGRPPLVDRERLLDAAERAIRRQGPTVSLEQIAARAGVTKPALFAHVGDRRALVHALSERLLTRIESEIRAALASAVGGRDSLERMIRAELETIAADRHVYAFVNGAGAGDTTLASTLAFARRAAEPLIAGIALDRQSRGLDPAPAEAWGHAIIGMLHMAGLWWIQKPAAERDARRLAAQLTELLWEGLAPRP
- a CDS encoding cytochrome P450, translating into MPVDLARTHPFDPALLEDPWAWYAELRARAPVFRDPFTGIFHVASYELVLAALRDFETFSNRFAPAMGAGAGALSGDPELAELAAKSYPPIDTMLTADPPEQRRFRGLVNKAFAPRRVDSLEPEIEKLAQALIDGFAGEGRCEVLSQLAVPLPLTVIADQLGVPRADLSRLKRWTDGFTAQLSGLAAGEDARDAVRRIVEFQQYFAARIEDARRAPREDILSDLVRARLEGERSLDVPEMLSILQQLLVAGNETTASALAEGLLLLARHPEQLARAQAEPALVPNLVEEVLRLSTPTAAMWRRTKRATELGGVAIPEGAMVLLRFASANRDESRFPEPDRFDLARANAGEHLAFGHGIHFCLGAVLARRELTVAFRALFERFAAFRLVPGAPEPRHKPSVLLRGLGELRLELDARGA